The following proteins come from a genomic window of Diorhabda sublineata isolate icDioSubl1.1 chromosome 7, icDioSubl1.1, whole genome shotgun sequence:
- the LOC130446927 gene encoding uncharacterized protein LOC130446927 — protein MRFEYLGIEITGYGDIEAEVRIQAAKAARASAYLNDIIFRNKYIGIEIKSRIHKAVIRPILTYTAETRPDTSKTKGILETTEMKILRRIVGKTICDRKRSEDVRKTCKFDNVNE, from the coding sequence ATGAGATTTGAATATCTAGGTATAGAAATAACAGGATACGGTGATATCGAAGCGGAAGTAAGAATTCAAGCGGCTAAAGCAGCACGAGCCTCAGCTTATCTGAACGATATAATCTTCCGAAACAAATATATCGGAATCGAGATCAAATCCCGAATCCATAAGGCTGTCATCCGGCCTATATTAACATACACAGCGGAAACCAGACCTGACACATCGAAAACAAAGGGAATATTAGAAACCACCGAAATGAAAATACTGCGCAGGATCGTTGGAAAAACAATTTGTGACAGGAAGAGAAGCGAGGACGTTAGAAAAACATGTAAGTTTGACAACGTAAACGAATGA